GACCTGGATGTATTTGCTGTTGTGGAGCGGATCATCATGCAGTTCCTCCACGAAAATGGGCACGAAGCACAGCGCCACCGAACAGGGCGCGGGCGTGAAGGGCCGGGCCTCGTGCCCGTCATACACCTTGACGCGGCTGATATCGAACTTGGCGTATTCCTTCAGCAGCCACGCCATCTGGGTAGGGGGCGCGATGCGGGCGAAGTCCTCGCGGGTAAAATCAAGGAAGACCTTGCGGTCCCTGATGATGATCTGGTCATCAAGGGCAAGCTGCTGGGCATAGGCTGCTTCCTCCTGCGAATGCTTGATCAGGATATTGTGCTGGGAAAAATCCGCCTCGCTGCGCGCGCTCCAGTGCAGGTAGCCTGCGAATACCGTTCCCAGGCACAGCAGCACCGGCACGCTCATGCAGGCCCACCAGTGCCGCCGCGCAAAGGCCCGCAGACCCTTATCTTCATCCATCTGGGCCGGATACATGCACCCGATCTCCCTGTCTGTGCCCCAAGGCTGGGCCCGCTTTTTCCAGCCGCCATGTTAGCAGAGCGGCCGTGAGCCTGTCATGCCGCGGGCATGCACGGGGCTGACCCCTGCCCTCCGCCCACGCCGCACGCCAGGGCCTTTCTGGCTGCCCGCTCCATTATATACATCATGATTGATAATACCGGATAAATAACACCCGATTCCGATGCCGGGCCACGGCGGCATGCCCGCATAACCGGGCTTTTATGACTGCACGGTACAGGATACGGCCTGCAACCCGCGCTCCAGCAGCAAAAACCGCCCGTGCAATAATCAATTCTTAAGGGATGTGCCCTAGCAGGAGGGATGTGCCCCGGCACGCCCCATGATGCCCCCAGCCAAGGTAAGAGCCATTGTCCGCGGACCTGCTCCTGACACTGACACCGACGGAACAACAGGACCTCCAGCAGATCAGGGAGTCCGGCCAGTTCGACGCCGCCTTCTATCTTGCCACCTATACGGATGTGGCCGGATCAGAACTCGATCCCCTGCTGCATTACGTCAAATACGGCTACCGTGAAGGCCGCCAGCCCAACCGCAACTTCCGGCCCGATGCCTACCTGATCCAGCACCCCGATGCAGGGGCGCGCAACCGCAATCCCTTCATTCACTTCCTGCACACGCATGCGGGCTGCCATGTCGCCCATCAGGGCCTGCTCACGCGCTTCCACCTCGAGGACCTGAGCATCGGCGTGCGCACGCTCGAGCAACTGCCGTTTTTTGAACCCGGCGCCTATCACGACAGCAACCGCGACCTCGACCGCGACATGACGGACATGGCCGAGCACGCCCTGCTCTATGGCGTGCCCGAAGGGCGGCGCATCTTCAGCCCGCTCCGCGTGTCCGAAACACTCGGCGCACTGTGCGCAGCAAAAGGGCTGGATGATGCGGATTACCTCACCCCCGGCGGCCCGGTGCCCGAAAGCATTGGCATCTATTACAATTCAGCCGGGAATGTCTTCATCCACGAAATCGCGGCCGACCTGCATCGCAGCCTGAGCGATGCCGGGCTGGACTGTCGCCTGCTTGATGAGACCGCCAGCATTGATGATCGGCCAGCGCTGTGCATTTTTGTCGCCCCGCATGAATTCTTCCATCTCGGGCGCGGGCGGGACTGGGCTACGGGTGCCATCATCCGCGATGCCATCATGTTCAATACCGAGCAGCCCCAGACCCTGTGGTTCGAGCGCGGTCTGCCCTTCATGCTCATGGCTGCGGGCGTGATCGATATCTGCCACCAGATGGCCGAGAGCTTCCGGCAGGCCGGGCTGCCCGCCATCCATTTCACCCCCACGATCGGTACCACGCGGGATTATCTGGAAAAAGACGACATGCAGCACCCCATGGTGCGCATCCTGCCGCCCGCGTGCCGCAAGCGCCCCGACCCTGCAACGCCTTTTGCAGCCCGTGGGCTGGATATCAGCTTTTTTGGCGGCCTTTCCGCCCACCGCGAGAAATTCTTTGCCCGCAATGCCGGTTTCTTCGCGCAGTACCGCACCTATTTCTACTACCGCAAATTCACGACACCCATCGATACCAGCCCGCGCGACCGGCCGCTCTCGCGCCTGGCTACCCATGTGGCGGGGCATTCGCGCATTGCGCTGAACATCCACCGCGATGATTACGGTTTTTTTGAATGGCACCGCATCGTCAAGGGCGCCATGGCCAATGGGGCGGTGGTGGTGTCCGAGCCGTGCCTGCCGCATCCGGTCTTCCGGGCGGGCGAGCACTTTCTTGAAGAAACAGGCCGCCATATCCCCAACCTGATCGAATGGCTCACCCACACGCCAGAGGGGCAGGTCAGGGCCGAGGCCATCCGCCGCAGCGCCCTGAAACTGATCGGCACGCCATCGGGAAACCGGGCGTGCTGCACGCGCATCCGCGACTTTATCGCCCATGTATGGAGCACACCGGAAGAATGAGCATCGCTGCCCCCTGGATGGCGACCGACCAGACCGCCTTCGCCTTCAAGCACCGCCGCAGGAAGCCTGCCGATCTGGTCAGCCTGTGCGTGACCAACTTCAATTATGGCCGCTACATCATCGAAGCCCTTGAGTCCCTCGCCGCCCAGACCCACGCCGCCCTTGATCTGGTGGTGGTGGATGACTGCTCGGGCAAGGATGACTCGGTTGCCCTCATCACCGCGTGGATGGAAGAAAACCACGCCCGCTTCTGGCGTTGCACCCTGGTGGTGCATACGCGCAACCTTGGCCCTTCAGCCGCGCGCAATACCGCATTCCGCCACGCGGTCGGGGCGTTCGTGTTTGTCATGGATGCGGATAACATGATCTACCCCCGCGCCATTGCCCGCCTGCACGAGGCGGCGGTGGATGGCGGGTTTGATGCGACCTACTGCCAGCTTGAATATTTTGGCAAGGAGCAGCGCATCGGCTCGGCTGACATATGGGACCCCGCCCAGATCGTGCGTGAAAATTACGTGGACGTCATGGCCCTGCTGCGCCGGGAGGTCTGGGTTGCGGTGGATGGCTACAGCCATATTGATGAAGGCTGGGAAG
This is a stretch of genomic DNA from Komagataeibacter xylinus. It encodes these proteins:
- a CDS encoding glycosyltransferase family 2 protein — translated: MSIAAPWMATDQTAFAFKHRRRKPADLVSLCVTNFNYGRYIIEALESLAAQTHAALDLVVVDDCSGKDDSVALITAWMEENHARFWRCTLVVHTRNLGPSAARNTAFRHAVGAFVFVMDADNMIYPRAIARLHEAAVDGGFDATYCQLEYFGKEQRIGSADIWDPAQIVRENYVDVMALLRREVWVAVDGYSHIDEGWEDYDFWLKFIDRDFQAAYVPEILCRYRVHGNSRTTNEAWVAHESLRAIMAFRHPALSARYRTPPAIART